The following proteins come from a genomic window of Dehalococcoidia bacterium:
- a CDS encoding transcriptional repressor codes for MIPIELKRRKLHGSGCKATPQRLSVLEAVDGMRAQFTPQQLYERLQKQHPDIGLVTVYRTLKLLAESGLICRMGYSGRSQSYARRPQEHHHHLVCAGCDKVVNVSSCGLGEMERKLASETGFAISDHHLEFMGLCRQCRANAPGETK; via the coding sequence ATGATACCGATTGAACTCAAACGCCGCAAACTGCACGGCAGCGGCTGCAAAGCCACGCCGCAGCGTCTTTCCGTCCTGGAGGCCGTCGACGGTATGCGGGCGCAGTTCACCCCTCAGCAGCTTTATGAACGTCTACAGAAACAACATCCCGACATCGGACTGGTGACGGTCTACCGCACGCTCAAGCTGCTGGCCGAGAGCGGCCTGATCTGCCGCATGGGTTACAGCGGCAGGTCGCAGAGCTATGCCCGCCGTCCTCAGGAACACCATCACCACCTGGTGTGCGCGGGATGCGACAAGGTGGTTAATGTGTCCTCCTGCGGACTGGGAGAGATGGAGAGAAAACTGGCAAGCGAAACAGGCTTCGCCATCAGTGACCACCATCTCGAATTCATGGGGCTGTGCCGCCAGTGCAGGGCAAACGCTCCGGGAGAAACAAAATGA
- the radA gene encoding DNA repair protein RadA, with protein MAKSKIVFVCKECGKESLRWMGQCPACSAWNSFAEQTIKAVSSNQMAASAPLSIPQELSKVEVTTEERWAVDIAELSRVLGGGLVPGSLVLIGGEPGIGKSTLLLQVASHLASTRGTVAYVSGEETLHQTRLRAKRLSISGERLYLLAETNLDSIIEHLDRLKPCLAIVDSIQSVFLPELDTSSGSITQVRECTLRLMRWAKQTQTPVFITGHVTKDGAIAGPRVLEHIVDSVLYFEGEPFSSYRLLRAVKNRFGSTNEVGIFEMKEKGLVEVDNPSQLFLSQRQGDSIGSVVTATLEGSRPLLVVVQALTSLTSFGLPRRTANGVDFGRLLLITAVLSRRLGLRLSNQDIIVNVTGGIQIDEPAADLAIALAIVSSFKDQPVDAEMAAVGEVGLSGEIRAVPQLERRLAEAARLGFKKCLVPRSGMRNLHVTDIEPVPVSTLREAVRLGLVGKEKIQGEENG; from the coding sequence GTGGCTAAATCAAAAATCGTCTTCGTATGCAAAGAATGCGGCAAGGAAAGCCTGCGCTGGATGGGACAGTGCCCCGCCTGCTCCGCGTGGAACAGCTTTGCCGAACAGACCATCAAGGCGGTGTCCAGCAATCAGATGGCGGCTTCAGCCCCCCTCAGCATCCCCCAGGAACTATCCAAAGTAGAAGTGACAACCGAGGAGCGCTGGGCGGTGGACATCGCCGAGCTTTCCCGCGTGCTGGGCGGCGGGCTGGTCCCCGGTTCGCTGGTGCTCATCGGCGGAGAACCCGGCATAGGCAAATCCACCCTTCTTTTACAGGTGGCCTCTCACTTGGCATCGACAAGAGGTACCGTAGCCTATGTCAGCGGCGAGGAAACGCTGCACCAGACCAGACTCCGAGCCAAACGACTGAGCATATCCGGCGAGCGATTATATCTCCTCGCCGAGACCAACCTCGACAGCATCATCGAGCACCTCGACAGGCTCAAGCCCTGCTTGGCAATCGTGGACTCCATCCAGTCCGTCTTTCTGCCGGAATTGGATACCTCCTCCGGCAGCATCACTCAGGTGCGCGAATGCACCCTCCGGCTTATGCGCTGGGCTAAGCAGACCCAGACGCCCGTTTTCATCACCGGCCACGTCACCAAAGACGGTGCTATCGCCGGGCCGCGCGTGCTGGAGCACATTGTTGATTCCGTGCTCTACTTCGAGGGCGAGCCCTTCAGTTCCTATCGCCTACTGAGGGCTGTCAAAAACCGCTTCGGCTCTACCAACGAGGTGGGCATCTTCGAGATGAAGGAAAAGGGATTGGTAGAGGTGGACAATCCTTCCCAACTCTTTTTATCGCAGCGCCAGGGCGATTCCATCGGCTCAGTAGTCACCGCGACTCTGGAGGGCAGTAGACCCCTGCTTGTTGTTGTGCAGGCGCTGACGAGCTTAACCAGCTTTGGCCTACCCCGCCGCACCGCCAACGGCGTGGATTTTGGCAGGTTGTTGCTCATCACCGCCGTGCTCAGCCGTAGGCTGGGACTCAGGCTGAGCAACCAGGACATCATCGTCAACGTCACCGGCGGCATACAGATAGACGAGCCCGCCGCCGACCTGGCCATTGCCCTCGCTATAGTTTCCAGCTTCAAAGACCAGCCTGTGGATGCCGAGATGGCGGCGGTGGGCGAGGTGGGGCTGTCGGGAGAAATCAGGGCAGTGCCACAGCTCGAAAGACGTTTGGCCGAGGCCGCCCGACTTGGTTTCAAAAAATGCCTTGTTCCGCGCTCCGGCATGCGCAACTTACATGTTACTGACATCGAACCCGTGCCCGTAAGCACCCTGCGCGAGGCGGTGAGGCTGGGGCTGGTGGGGAAAGAGAAAATTCAGGGAGAGGAAAATGGGTAG
- a CDS encoding metal ABC transporter ATP-binding protein translates to MTDPIRTGFGSQPDAATSAALPVFVRAAKLTVGYPGEAVVEGISFTLPRGQAMALIGTNGSGKSTLLKTTVGLLPPLNGELSIFGGRPGGNARRIAYLGQFHNAGFILPLRAVDVVSMGRFPLHGLVGNMDDEDYEIAMAAMRTMGVEKLADTPLRSLSGGQQQRVYLAQVLAHRADLLVMDEPTAGLDAGGRDLYLQAMNDELHRGASIMVATHDIQEEASLCQQVMLLARRVVAFGPPQQVLNSETLLETFGIVIGKDQKRPAVLECQHGHDTEPAIQAKRKIRRFWPR, encoded by the coding sequence ATGACTGACCCCATCCGCACCGGTTTCGGCTCGCAGCCCGATGCCGCGACGTCCGCCGCATTGCCCGTTTTCGTCCGTGCGGCAAAACTGACGGTCGGTTATCCCGGCGAAGCTGTTGTCGAAGGCATCAGCTTCACGCTGCCCCGTGGACAGGCCATGGCGCTCATCGGCACTAACGGCAGCGGCAAGTCCACTCTGCTCAAGACGACTGTCGGGCTGCTCCCGCCGCTGAACGGCGAGCTCTCTATTTTCGGCGGGCGGCCGGGAGGCAACGCCCGGCGCATCGCCTACCTGGGACAGTTCCACAATGCCGGTTTTATACTGCCTTTGCGCGCCGTGGACGTGGTGAGCATGGGGCGTTTCCCGCTGCACGGGCTGGTAGGCAACATGGATGATGAAGACTACGAAATCGCCATGGCAGCCATGCGCACCATGGGCGTGGAAAAGCTGGCCGACACGCCGCTGCGTTCGCTCTCAGGCGGTCAGCAGCAGCGCGTTTACCTGGCGCAGGTGCTGGCGCACAGGGCCGACCTGCTGGTGATGGACGAGCCCACCGCCGGACTGGACGCGGGGGGAAGGGACCTTTACCTGCAGGCCATGAACGACGAACTACACCGCGGCGCCTCCATCATGGTAGCCACGCACGACATACAGGAAGAAGCCTCACTGTGCCAGCAGGTGATGTTGCTGGCGCGCCGCGTGGTGGCCTTCGGCCCGCCGCAGCAAGTGCTCAACTCGGAAACGCTGCTGGAGACCTTCGGCATCGTCATCGGCAAGGACCAGAAGCGTCCGGCGGTGCTGGAATGCCAGCACGGGCACGACACCGAACCTGCCATCCAGGCTAAGCGGAAAATCAGGAGATTCTGGCCACGCTGA
- a CDS encoding radical SAM protein — protein MKVYHVVYEPSFKSVDIHFWAKCTLACRACYTDYETLDFGLFDDPIASIAGKSPQKPPTRFLSLDEVMRLLKGRAVDRAIFMGTEAALDPDMPALAKALHQEFHSYNVMLTNGLKLADMTDVDEVIFSIKAITSALHREYTGQDNARILENFTKIARSGKKIQAETVLIPGLIDAGEVERVARFIAGIDRGITLRIDAYFPVGDNPWRAATAAEVEEAAVLARKHLDKISCLTLDMKRTGEKPLRLF, from the coding sequence ATGAAGGTCTATCACGTCGTTTACGAACCCTCGTTCAAGTCCGTAGATATCCATTTCTGGGCGAAATGCACGCTGGCCTGCCGCGCCTGCTATACGGATTACGAGACGCTGGATTTCGGCCTCTTCGACGACCCTATCGCCTCTATTGCCGGCAAGTCACCCCAGAAGCCGCCTACGAGATTTCTGTCGCTCGATGAGGTAATGAGACTGCTCAAGGGGCGTGCGGTGGACCGCGCCATCTTCATGGGCACCGAGGCGGCCCTCGACCCGGATATGCCGGCGCTGGCTAAAGCCCTGCATCAGGAGTTTCACTCGTACAACGTCATGCTCACCAACGGCCTCAAGCTGGCCGATATGACCGACGTGGACGAGGTCATCTTCAGCATCAAGGCCATCACGTCCGCGCTCCACAGGGAGTACACCGGGCAGGACAACGCCCGCATTTTGGAAAACTTCACCAAAATCGCCCGCTCCGGCAAAAAAATACAGGCCGAGACAGTCCTCATCCCGGGCCTTATAGACGCTGGCGAGGTTGAGCGCGTCGCCAGATTTATCGCCGGCATCGACCGCGGTATCACGCTGCGCATCGACGCCTATTTTCCAGTGGGGGACAACCCCTGGCGCGCCGCCACCGCCGCCGAGGTCGAAGAGGCGGCTGTGCTCGCTCGCAAGCACCTCGACAAAATATCCTGCCTGACGCTCGATATGAAGCGCACCGGCGAAAAACCATTGCGGCTGTTCTGA
- a CDS encoding 2-C-methyl-D-erythritol 2,4-cyclodiphosphate synthase, with protein MRIGLGYDVHRLAPAVPLVLGGVKIPHHQGLIGWSDADVLTHAVMDALLGAAALGDIGRHFPPGDPQYKGVSSLILLGKVGQMLKKAGYKVGNVDATIVAEQPKLAPHIDAMRAAIAGALGCPVGDIGIQASTSEQLGFVGREEGMVAWAIAAIEKA; from the coding sequence ATGCGTATCGGTCTGGGTTACGACGTCCACCGTCTGGCCCCTGCTGTGCCGCTGGTTTTAGGCGGCGTCAAGATTCCCCACCATCAGGGCCTCATCGGCTGGAGTGACGCCGACGTGCTTACCCACGCCGTCATGGATGCCCTGCTGGGGGCGGCGGCGCTGGGAGACATCGGCAGGCACTTCCCGCCTGGCGACCCGCAGTATAAAGGTGTTTCGAGCCTCATCCTGCTTGGCAAAGTCGGCCAGATGCTCAAGAAGGCAGGTTATAAAGTCGGAAATGTCGATGCTACCATCGTGGCTGAGCAGCCCAAACTCGCCCCGCATATCGACGCCATGCGCGCTGCGATAGCGGGAGCTCTCGGATGCCCGGTTGGCGACATCGGCATTCAGGCCAGCACCTCGGAACAACTGGGCTTCGTGGGCCGCGAGGAGGGCATGGTTGCCTGGGCGATAGCGGCCATTGAGAAAGCGTAA
- the ispD gene encoding 2-C-methyl-D-erythritol 4-phosphate cytidylyltransferase: protein MFKSQKVGAIIVAAGRGERMGGIDKIFAPLGGTSVLERVARVFEDSPYIDYFVIVLNQDNVARGKHLLAGKNLSKLAKVVPGGVRRQDSVESGLKTLPACKWVVIHDGARPLVGAELITRGLEAAQETGAAVAAVPVIDTVKLVDEGGYVKETLNRSRLWAVQTPQVFRFDIIKEGYDKASGDVTDDAALVEAIGIRVKLYMGAYDNIKLTTPADLNLVEALWLRKEG, encoded by the coding sequence ATGTTTAAGTCTCAAAAAGTCGGCGCCATAATCGTAGCCGCCGGACGCGGGGAGCGCATGGGGGGCATCGACAAGATATTCGCCCCTCTGGGCGGCACCTCCGTTCTGGAGCGCGTTGCCCGCGTTTTTGAGGATTCCCCCTACATCGACTACTTCGTTATCGTGCTCAATCAGGACAACGTGGCGCGTGGCAAGCACCTGCTCGCCGGCAAAAACCTGTCCAAACTGGCGAAGGTCGTTCCGGGTGGAGTACGCCGTCAGGACTCGGTTGAATCCGGCCTTAAAACCCTGCCGGCCTGCAAGTGGGTGGTCATCCACGACGGCGCCCGCCCTCTGGTCGGGGCGGAACTCATCACCAGGGGACTGGAGGCCGCCCAGGAGACCGGCGCGGCTGTAGCCGCCGTGCCCGTAATCGACACCGTCAAGCTGGTGGATGAAGGCGGTTATGTCAAGGAGACGCTAAACCGCTCGCGCCTGTGGGCCGTGCAGACGCCGCAGGTTTTTCGTTTTGATATAATTAAAGAGGGATATGATAAAGCGTCGGGCGACGTCACCGACGACGCCGCGCTGGTGGAAGCCATCGGAATTCGCGTCAAGCTCTATATGGGTGCTTATGACAATATCAAGTTGACCACGCCGGCCGACTTGAATCTGGTCGAAGCCCTGTGGCTGAGGAAGGAGGGCTAA
- a CDS encoding metal ABC transporter permease — MDIFITPFTSNAFMTQALIAGILVSIACAVAGTFVILRGMAFIGDALAHGVLPGIALAFLLGLPGILGAAVGAVFMIGGVTLITQRSRLSSDTAIGLLFIGMLSLGVVIVSRSSSFSGDLTRILFGEIMGIGISSIWIQVAATAVIGVTAFVCARPFLLLSFDPEQAQVAGFSSRLYHNVMLFMIAATIIVSFQTVGTLLVFGLLIAPAGAGALLARRIRGMMAWATFFGALSVYIGLLLSYHLNLATGASIILVTTVIFFIVFIIQNVRNHQHAANGGRHD; from the coding sequence ATGGATATTTTTATAACTCCATTTACCTCTAACGCCTTCATGACGCAGGCGCTCATAGCCGGCATACTGGTGTCTATCGCCTGCGCCGTGGCCGGCACCTTCGTAATACTGCGCGGCATGGCCTTCATCGGCGACGCGCTGGCGCACGGCGTGCTGCCCGGCATCGCCCTGGCCTTCCTGCTGGGCTTACCGGGTATTCTGGGCGCGGCAGTGGGGGCCGTCTTCATGATAGGCGGCGTTACCCTCATTACCCAGCGCTCGCGCCTTTCGTCCGACACCGCCATCGGGCTGCTGTTTATCGGGATGTTATCATTGGGCGTGGTCATCGTATCGCGCTCCAGTTCCTTCAGCGGCGATCTGACGCGCATCCTTTTCGGCGAGATAATGGGCATCGGCATCTCTTCGATATGGATACAGGTAGCGGCCACGGCAGTTATCGGAGTGACCGCCTTCGTCTGCGCCCGCCCCTTCCTGCTGCTCAGCTTCGACCCCGAGCAGGCGCAGGTGGCCGGTTTCTCATCCAGGCTGTATCACAACGTCATGCTCTTCATGATCGCCGCCACCATCATCGTCTCCTTCCAGACGGTAGGAACGTTATTGGTATTCGGTTTACTCATCGCACCGGCTGGAGCGGGAGCTCTTCTGGCGCGGCGTATACGCGGCATGATGGCGTGGGCTACATTTTTCGGCGCGCTGTCTGTCTATATCGGGCTGCTGCTCAGCTATCACTTAAACCTGGCGACGGGCGCCTCCATCATACTTGTTACAACAGTCATTTTCTTCATTGTTTTCATCATCCAGAACGTGCGCAACCATCAGCACGCCGCCAACGGGGGCCGCCATGACTGA
- a CDS encoding ATP-dependent Clp protease ATP-binding subunit, with translation MASRFDKFSERARRVLSLAQEEAQRLNHNYIGTEHILLGLVKEEEGVAARVLINMGVSLPKMRSAVEYVIGPGEKVTSAGTGLTTRAKRVIELAIDEARQMGHNYIGTEHLLLGLLREADGVAAGVLDSFSVTLEKARAEITRFLSQNANKSRAAKSPSKTPTLDQVARDLTAEARAGRLDPVIGRSKEIERVIQILSRRTKNNPALIGEPGVGKTAIVEGLAHRIVSGDVFETLENKRVVSLDMASVVAGTKYRGEFEERLKKVLEELRVAGNCILFIDEFHTLVGAGAAEGAVDAANILKPALARGELQCIGATTLDDYRKYIERDPALERRFQPVLVEEPSLEDALQILRGIKTRYEEHHQLTISDEALKVAVDFASRYVPDRFLPDKAIDLIDEASSRVRIRHRSKPAALRERKEEELKLRKEKEVALASQQYDLAAEKRQQELQIEEAIKGIEGEWQARQGQGKPEVKKEDIAEVVAMWTGIPVVQIADEETSRLLHMEEALHKRIIGQDEAIDTISKSVRRARAGLKDPRHPIGTFMFLGPTGVGKTELARALAEFMFGNENSLIRIDMSEFMEKFAVSRLVGAPPGYVGFEEGGQLTEAVRRKSYCLILLDEIEKAHPDVFNILLQIFDDGHLTDAKGRKVDFRNSIVIMTSNIGAELIRKGNTLGFVSRSDESKVQQKSYDRMKENLLGELKKTFRPEFINRVDGVVVFHPLEKEQIRQIVDLMLVSVTKQLAEKGITLEVTETAKDLLGKKGYDEVFGARPLRRTIQDLIENRLSEELLRAGFREGDTVVIDLAASGEELAIEVKKAAEPALSGSEAE, from the coding sequence ATGGCCAGCCGATTTGATAAGTTCTCAGAAAGAGCCCGCCGCGTTCTCAGCCTGGCTCAGGAAGAAGCTCAGCGCCTCAACCACAACTACATAGGCACCGAGCACATCCTGTTAGGCCTGGTTAAAGAGGAGGAAGGTGTGGCCGCCCGCGTGTTGATAAACATGGGCGTCAGCCTGCCCAAGATGCGTTCAGCCGTGGAGTACGTCATCGGCCCCGGCGAAAAGGTCACTTCTGCCGGTACCGGTTTGACTACCCGTGCCAAGCGCGTTATTGAGCTGGCCATCGACGAAGCCCGCCAGATGGGACATAACTACATCGGCACCGAGCATCTGCTGCTCGGCCTGCTGCGCGAAGCCGACGGCGTGGCCGCCGGTGTGCTGGACAGCTTCAGCGTAACGCTGGAGAAGGCGCGCGCCGAAATCACGCGTTTCCTCAGCCAGAATGCCAACAAGAGCCGCGCCGCCAAGTCCCCCAGCAAGACGCCTACCTTGGACCAGGTGGCGCGCGACCTGACGGCTGAAGCACGCGCCGGACGCTTGGACCCGGTCATCGGGCGCAGCAAAGAAATCGAGCGCGTCATACAAATACTGTCGCGCCGCACCAAGAATAACCCGGCACTCATCGGCGAGCCCGGCGTGGGCAAGACCGCCATCGTCGAGGGGTTGGCTCACCGCATCGTCTCCGGCGACGTATTTGAAACGCTGGAAAACAAGCGCGTCGTATCGCTCGACATGGCCTCAGTAGTGGCCGGCACCAAGTACCGCGGCGAGTTCGAAGAGCGCCTCAAGAAGGTGCTGGAAGAGCTTCGCGTGGCCGGCAACTGTATCCTTTTCATCGACGAGTTCCACACGCTGGTAGGCGCGGGCGCGGCGGAGGGAGCAGTGGATGCCGCCAACATCCTCAAGCCGGCTCTCGCCCGCGGCGAACTGCAGTGCATCGGCGCCACCACGCTGGACGATTACCGCAAGTACATCGAGCGCGACCCGGCCCTGGAGCGCCGCTTCCAGCCGGTGCTGGTCGAGGAGCCTTCGCTAGAGGACGCCTTGCAGATATTGCGCGGCATCAAGACGCGCTACGAGGAACACCACCAGCTTACCATTTCGGACGAAGCGCTCAAAGTGGCCGTGGATTTCGCCTCGCGCTATGTCCCCGACCGCTTCCTGCCCGACAAAGCCATCGACCTTATAGACGAGGCTTCTTCCCGCGTGAGGATTCGCCACCGCAGCAAGCCCGCCGCTCTGCGCGAGCGCAAAGAGGAAGAACTCAAACTGCGCAAGGAAAAAGAGGTGGCTCTAGCCAGTCAGCAGTACGACCTGGCGGCAGAAAAGCGCCAGCAGGAGCTGCAGATAGAAGAAGCGATAAAAGGCATCGAGGGCGAGTGGCAGGCCCGCCAGGGGCAGGGCAAGCCCGAGGTTAAAAAAGAGGACATCGCCGAGGTGGTGGCCATGTGGACCGGCATCCCGGTGGTGCAGATCGCCGACGAGGAGACCAGCCGCCTGTTGCACATGGAAGAAGCCCTGCACAAGCGCATTATCGGCCAGGACGAGGCCATCGACACCATTTCAAAGTCTGTAAGACGCGCTCGCGCCGGCCTTAAAGACCCGCGCCATCCCATCGGCACCTTCATGTTCCTCGGCCCCACCGGTGTGGGCAAGACCGAGCTGGCCCGTGCGCTCGCAGAGTTCATGTTCGGCAATGAAAACTCGCTCATCCGCATCGATATGTCGGAGTTCATGGAGAAATTCGCTGTTTCCCGCCTGGTAGGCGCGCCTCCCGGCTACGTCGGCTTCGAAGAGGGCGGACAGCTTACCGAGGCCGTGCGGCGCAAGAGCTACTGCCTCATCCTGCTGGACGAAATTGAAAAAGCCCACCCGGATGTTTTCAACATCCTGCTGCAGATATTCGACGACGGCCACCTGACCGACGCCAAGGGGCGCAAGGTGGACTTCCGCAACAGCATCGTCATCATGACCAGCAACATCGGCGCCGAGCTTATCCGCAAGGGTAACACGCTGGGATTCGTCTCGCGCAGCGATGAGAGCAAGGTGCAGCAGAAGTCCTACGACCGCATGAAAGAGAACCTGCTGGGCGAACTGAAAAAGACCTTCCGGCCGGAGTTTATCAACCGTGTGGACGGAGTGGTGGTCTTCCACCCGCTGGAGAAGGAACAGATACGCCAGATAGTGGACCTCATGCTTGTCTCCGTCACCAAGCAGCTTGCAGAAAAAGGCATTACGCTGGAGGTCACCGAAACTGCCAAGGACCTGTTGGGCAAGAAGGGCTATGACGAGGTCTTCGGCGCGCGGCCTCTGCGCCGCACCATCCAGGACCTTATTGAGAACAGGTTGTCCGAAGAACTGCTGCGCGCCGGTTTCCGCGAGGGCGATACCGTGGTAATCGACCTGGCCGCAAGCGGTGAGGAACTGGCCATCGAGGTTAAGAAGGCGGCTGAACCGGCCCTCTCCGGCAGCGAAGCCGAGTAA
- a CDS encoding adenosylcobalamin-dependent ribonucleoside-diphosphate reductase has product MKSSNSTRTIDLSPNALYILKKRYLKHDGHGRVIESPSDMFRRVAATVAQAERIYDRGADTARWEDAFYGLMSRLEFLPNSPTLLNAGRLSGQLSSCFVLPVSESFRSIDKSLEEAKLVQVSGGGTGFNLSRLRSGAKGDKDGPVSFLAPLSTTTASVKQGGIRQGCNIAILDAHHPDILDFVSAKNGSGELSNFYLSVGVTSEFMEAVKTGKNYRLVDPATGRTVDTHNARDVFEHIVAQTWKTGDPGMLFLERIHASNPVPALGEIEGVSGCGEQMLLPYESCNLGSVNLVRMLKDGKKPEVDYMKLDEVVRLAVRFLNDVIDVNTYPLPQIAAATLRTRKIGLGVMGFADMLVRLGIPYDSEAALALAEKVMGFINKQAHNASAALGKERGVFPSFKGSVYDRPGGPTMRNASCTTIAPTGTISLIAGCSNGIEPLFALVYMRRIMEGKSLLEVNQDFIREAKERGFYSDELVSKLAQGIRLDDMENIPSEMKRLFVTAPEIKADWHVRMQAAFQHNVDNAVSKTVNLPHSATAQDVAAIYMQAYELGLKGITIYRDGSRRRQPLAMRIDPGLVVKYLKEC; this is encoded by the coding sequence ATGAAAAGCTCAAACTCGACCCGGACTATAGACCTCTCCCCGAATGCGCTCTATATCCTTAAAAAACGCTACCTCAAACATGACGGCCACGGCCGGGTTATAGAAAGCCCCTCCGATATGTTCAGGCGTGTGGCCGCTACCGTGGCTCAGGCAGAACGGATATATGACCGCGGTGCCGACACAGCCCGCTGGGAAGATGCTTTCTACGGCCTGATGTCGCGCCTGGAGTTTCTGCCCAACTCACCCACTCTGCTCAATGCCGGGAGATTGTCGGGGCAGTTATCCTCCTGCTTCGTGCTGCCTGTGTCGGAGTCGTTTCGTTCAATCGACAAGAGCCTTGAGGAGGCCAAACTGGTACAAGTGAGCGGGGGAGGCACCGGGTTCAATCTCTCGCGCCTCCGCTCTGGAGCAAAAGGAGATAAGGACGGGCCGGTGTCTTTCCTCGCCCCCCTCTCCACAACCACCGCCTCGGTCAAACAAGGCGGCATCCGGCAGGGCTGCAACATCGCTATACTGGACGCGCACCACCCCGACATCCTGGATTTCGTTAGCGCCAAGAACGGCTCTGGGGAACTGTCCAATTTCTATCTTTCTGTCGGCGTCACATCGGAATTTATGGAGGCTGTCAAGACGGGCAAAAACTACCGTCTCGTCGACCCCGCGACTGGCAGGACGGTCGACACCCACAACGCCAGGGACGTTTTCGAGCACATCGTGGCCCAGACCTGGAAAACGGGCGACCCTGGCATGCTTTTCCTTGAACGCATTCACGCGAGCAATCCGGTGCCGGCCTTGGGCGAGATCGAGGGCGTCAGCGGCTGCGGCGAGCAGATGTTGCTCCCTTATGAGAGTTGCAATCTTGGTTCGGTCAACCTGGTGCGCATGCTCAAGGATGGGAAAAAACCTGAAGTAGATTATATGAAGCTGGACGAGGTTGTCCGCCTCGCGGTCAGGTTCCTGAATGATGTCATTGACGTCAATACGTATCCTCTCCCGCAGATAGCCGCCGCCACTCTGAGGACACGCAAGATCGGCCTGGGCGTGATGGGTTTCGCCGACATGCTGGTGCGACTGGGCATCCCTTACGACTCCGAGGCCGCTCTGGCGCTGGCCGAAAAGGTGATGGGATTCATCAACAAACAAGCCCACAACGCTTCAGCCGCGCTGGGGAAAGAGCGGGGTGTATTTCCCTCCTTCAAAGGCAGCGTCTACGACCGGCCGGGCGGTCCGACTATGCGCAACGCCTCCTGCACCACCATCGCCCCCACCGGCACCATATCCCTCATCGCCGGGTGCTCCAATGGCATTGAGCCGCTTTTCGCGCTGGTCTATATGCGGCGCATCATGGAGGGCAAAAGCCTGCTGGAGGTCAATCAGGACTTCATCCGCGAGGCTAAAGAACGCGGGTTTTACTCTGACGAGCTGGTGAGCAAACTGGCGCAGGGAATCAGGCTGGACGACATGGAGAACATCCCGTCTGAGATGAAGCGCCTCTTCGTCACAGCGCCTGAGATAAAAGCCGACTGGCACGTGCGCATGCAGGCTGCCTTCCAGCATAACGTGGACAACGCCGTCTCCAAGACGGTCAATCTGCCTCACAGCGCCACCGCGCAGGACGTGGCCGCAATTTATATGCAGGCATACGAACTGGGGCTCAAGGGTATCACCATCTACCGCGACGGCAGCCGCCGCAGGCAGCCGCTGGCCATGCGTATAGACCCGGGGCTAGTGGTCAAATATCTAAAAGAGTGCTGA
- a CDS encoding zinc ABC transporter substrate-binding protein, translating into MKTGALVLSVSLLIAALAGSAACNSPVTTSGKKAIVVTYSILGSIVKELVGDAASVSVSIPNGLDPHEWEPSAKDIEKLNRADLIVQNGLGLEGGMEKALAQAKANGVRLFTASDYITVRHVGPGEGIPSGDPDQAIGAPDPHLWTDPLAMKNIVAALAEYLKANLDINVDARSLDIQTQLDLLNTQVAAEVAALPQDSRKLVTGHESMGYFAQRYGFKLVGALVPSLSSQANVSAGDLAALKQLILDNNVKVIFAEVGTSGAVASAIASETGARVVELSTHILPSDGSYFTFETQLAETIVNALK; encoded by the coding sequence ATGAAAACCGGGGCGCTGGTCCTGTCAGTCTCCCTGCTGATTGCCGCGCTGGCCGGGAGTGCCGCCTGCAATAGCCCCGTCACGACTTCGGGTAAAAAAGCCATCGTCGTTACCTACTCGATTCTCGGCTCTATCGTAAAAGAGCTGGTCGGCGATGCGGCCAGCGTGAGCGTTTCCATACCCAACGGCCTCGACCCGCACGAATGGGAACCCTCGGCCAAAGACATCGAAAAGCTAAACCGGGCTGACCTTATCGTTCAGAACGGGCTGGGGCTGGAAGGGGGCATGGAGAAGGCGCTGGCGCAGGCCAAAGCCAATGGAGTCAGATTATTCACTGCCTCGGATTATATCACCGTCAGGCACGTGGGACCCGGCGAAGGCATCCCTTCCGGCGACCCCGACCAGGCCATCGGCGCGCCCGACCCGCACCTGTGGACAGACCCTCTCGCCATGAAAAACATCGTCGCTGCTCTTGCTGAGTACCTTAAGGCTAACCTTGATATAAATGTAGATGCCCGCTCTCTGGACATCCAGACACAACTCGACCTCCTCAACACACAGGTAGCCGCCGAGGTGGCCGCTCTGCCCCAGGACAGCCGCAAGCTGGTCACGGGTCACGAGTCGATGGGCTATTTCGCCCAGCGCTACGGCTTCAAGCTGGTGGGAGCACTCGTCCCCAGCCTGAGCTCGCAGGCCAATGTTTCGGCGGGAGACCTGGCGGCGCTCAAGCAGCTCATTCTGGACAATAATGTCAAGGTCATTTTCGCAGAAGTGGGCACGTCGGGAGCCGTGGCCTCGGCTATAGCCAGTGAAACCGGAGCCAGGGTTGTAGAGCTATCGACTCACATCCTGCCCTCCGACGGTTCGTATTTTACTTTTGAAACACAACTGGCGGAAACCATAGTCAATGCATTAAAATAG